In a single window of the Anas acuta chromosome 24, bAnaAcu1.1, whole genome shotgun sequence genome:
- the ILRUN gene encoding protein ILRUN isoform X3, whose protein sequence is MSFVEDVTIGEGESIPPDTQFTKTWRIQNTGTEAWPPGVCLKYVGGDQFGHVNMVMVRSLEPQEIADVSVQMCSPSTAGMYQGQWRMCTATGLYYGDVIWVILSVEVGGLLGVTQQLSSFETEFNTQPHRKVEGNFNPFASPQKNRQPDENNLKDPGGSELGTISKNTWGPAPDQIEQDQNGLSQNSVNLSPSSHSNNLSVVTYSKVGTAQSCASEKVPAQKFWMWGFGSSVAFISSLGLPCGKFLALPTEMRVVWATRGPVYQQGLLAA, encoded by the exons ATGTCCTTTGTTGAAGATGTCACCATCGGGGAAGGAGAGTCCATCCCTCCTGACACCCAGTTTACAAAAACATGGAGGATACAGAACACAG GGACGGAGGCCTGGCCCCCAGGGGTTTGCCTGAAGTATGTTGGGGGAGACCAGTTCGGCCACGTAAACATGGTGATGGTCAGGTCCCTGGAGCCCCAGGAGATTGCAGATGTCAGTGTTCAGatgtgcagccccagcacagcaggaatGTATCAGGGACAGTGGCGAATGTGCACTGCCACAGGACTCTATTACGGAG ATGTCATCTGGGTGATCCTCAGCGTGGAAGTTGGAGGACTTCTAGGGGTAACACAGCAGCTGTCATCCTTTGAAACAGAGTTCAACACGCAACCGCATCGCAAGGTAGAAGGAAACTTTAACCCGTTCGCCTCTCCGCAGAAGAACAGGCAACCAGATGAAAACAACCTAAAAGACCCTGGGGGTTCCGAGCTAGGCACAATCAGCAAAAACACGTGGGGGCCTGCTCCTGACCAAATCGAACAAGATCAGAATGGACTGTCACAAAACTCTGTAAATCTCTCCCCCAGCAGTCACTCGAACAACTTGTCGGTAGTGACATACAGTAAG GTGGGCACTGCTCAGAGCTGCGCTTCCGAGAAAGTTCCTGCACAGAAATTCTGGATGTGGGGTTTTGGCAGCAGCGTGGCCTTCATTTCTTCACTAGGTCTCCCCTGTGGAAAATTCCTCGCTCTCCCTACTGAAATGAGAGTGGTGTGGGCAACAAGAGGTCCGGTGTATCAGCAGGGGCTCCTGGCTGCGTAG